A region of the Candidatus Gastranaerophilales bacterium genome:
AAAATTTAATCGGGTTTAATCCGAGGTTATGAGCAATGGAGTTTGATAATTTAACAAGATTTTCTATTTCATTTCCAAGCGTATAGTATATTTCCTCATTTTTTTGCTGTTGATATTCATTGGCTAAAGAGAAAATTTCCGACAAAAAATAATCCAGTTTTCTATTGTCAATATTAGAAGCAAATTCCTGAATACGGAACAATACGTTCAAGAAACTTTCCATTCTTTTATTCTGAAAATTCTTAATTAAAGAAGGTAAAAGTATTAATATATCAGCGAAAAGCTCGGGAGTTAAAATTCTTTCCTCAACTATTTGCGGCTCAGGCTTTTTTTTTTGAGTTAAAAGGTTGTTTTGAACTTCTTCAATTTCCTCGACAATCAAGTTGCTTAGAGGGTTTGGAACAGAAAGATTTTCCCGATTTATAGAGTTAATAATATCGGTTATACAATCAACCGCTTTGCAAAAAATATCAATAATAACAGAATCCAGCACAATTATGCCGTCTTTTGCAAGACCCAGTAAATCTTCCATCTTATGTGCGATAGTCTGGACGGAATCAGCATTAACCATTCTCGCAGAGCCTTTAATACTATGGGCTTCTCTAAAAAGCATAGAAATAAGTTCCATATTATCGGGTTCTTTTTCAAGGTCCAGCAGGCATTTGTCTATACTTGACAAATGTTCCAGCCCCTCTTCCTTAAAAATACGTAAAATTTCATCTAATTCTTCGGGAGAAAAATCCATTTAATGCACCTTATTTTTCGTCTACTTCCTCTTTTAGAGAATTGGAAATTTCCAATGTTTCTTTAACTACTTTAATCTTGTCCTGTAATTCAACGCTTGTTAATTCGAGGTTATTATTAATATTTTTTGTAGTTTGTGAAACATATTCCGCATTGTCTGACTGTACATTAAGCGAACTTACAATTCTGTAAATATCGTCAACCGTTTGGTTAATATTAACTTTTAATACATCAATATTTTCAGCAATTTTTTGGATAAGTTCGACCCCTATTTCCACTTCTTTAGAGCCTTCTTCTGCCGCCATTACCGTGGAGTTGGTAGCATTTTGTATTTCGCGAATCAGCTGAATGATTTTAGAGGTAGCTTGTTTACTTTCATCGGCTAATTTACGAATTTCGCTTGCCACTACTGCAAAACCTTTCCCATGTTCGCCTGCGCGCGCTGCTTCAACTGCCGCATTTAACGCAAGCATATTGGTTTGTTCCGCTATATCTTCAACCGTTCCTATATTATTGCCAATAAGCTGGGTCTGTTCCGATAATTCCAAAATTAACTCTGCAATTATTTGAATTTTTTGTTTGATGGTGTACATTTTTTCAATATTCTGTTTAACAAATTCCTGCTCTTTTGTTGATACCATGAGCGTTTTTTGTGATTTTTCAACAACATTTTGTGCAATTTCTTTTGAATCAAACGCGTTAGATTTCAGCCCTTCCGAATAAAGCAAAACTTCATCTACAAGTTTTTTATTCTTATCGATGAAATTCTCCTGCGACAGTACAACATCCAAAATCTCCGATGACACCAGTGATGAATTTACAATAACATTTTTCACATGTTTTGAAATTACCGTAGAAAAGATATGTTCTACATACTGAAGAAATAAAATAATTATCACAGCACAAACAGTAATCACCGCGGTTAAAACAATTCCGAATATATTGTAAAAAAATAAACTTGCTGCAATAAGCCCCAGCAAAAGCAATTGTGAAAACTTGATTAAAAAATTAACTTGTTTTCTTAAACTCATATTCAAAAACATTCTAGCTCCTAATTTTCCAAAACATAAATATAACAAAAGTATATTTTATTTAATCATACAACAATTTATCGCTTTTACTCAAGCTTTTATTATATAATTTATTATCAATGAAGGGAAATAACAAGAATGATTTTAGAAGGCGCTGCTTTATTAATAATAGCAAAATCAGACCCGGTTAAATATTTGCCGCAAAAAACCATGTATCCTTCAGGGGTTAAAGAAATAGATAAGTACAACCCTTATGCGAAGCCTGCAAGCAAAATGCCTTTATTTGCGCTTGAGCGGACTTTGGTCGACAAGGATAACCACAGCGTTTTGCCGGGTCAATATTTGGCTGCGATTTCTAAAGATAAAAAGTATATTATGCTTTTTGCAAACGACCAAGTTGAAGGGGTGTTTTTGATAGACAACTTTAACGTGCTTGAGAAACAATTAAAAGTGAACAGTGCGGTTTTGACGTTAAAAGCAAACGGTACCGTTGCCGAAATCAGAGTTTGTCAGGATATGTTTATTGCCACAGCGCAAATAAAACTTAACCCTTAAATGAAAAGGTATCGCAAATAAGCTTTTTGCCCTGTATTTTTCTTATATTCTTAAAGATAAAATTCAAAAATTTTGATTTTTCTGTTCGTTCAAGCTTTTTTAAAAGTACTGCTTTTTGTATCAAAAGTCTGTTATAGATAATATTAGCAATATCTGTTTGCAGTTTTTCCTTTCGCATTTGTTTTATGCGGTGATTCAAACACAAAATTTCTTTCTGCAAATTTTCTTTGGTATTATTCATATACAAAGCCTAAATAGTAATGGGAGTATTGATACCATTATATTAAGTGTGTTTTAAAACTTTTACTTCCTCTGAATAGCGGATTTTTGCAAGGCTGACCGAACAAGGCGAGGGAATGCCGTCCAAGTGAGGAGAGTGGTGAAATGAAGCCTTTTGCTTTAGCAAAATGGCGGAATGAAATCCAAGCTCTACGAACTGCAAAAATTCAAGAAGCGGATTTTTGGGAGGGTGCCGTGTGAGGCAAAGCCGAACCCAACCCGTAAGAGCAATAGCCGAATTGAACGGAAACTTTTTCGTCAGAAAAATGTTGGAGTGAAATGGCAGGCTATGCACGCCCAAAAATCCAAGACAAGTATCGTTTTGTGAGAGGGGTAGACGCGCTGAAAAGCTTTTGTACTATAATAATGTTTAACAATCGTTGAAAATTTAATACCTATTTTGGTGTCGGTGTGGCGGAATGGTAGACGCATACGTTTCAGAGGCGTACGAGGAAACTCATGGGGGTTCAAGTCCCCCCACCGACAATTTTAAAATAGACCTTCTAAAAGGTCTATTTTTATTTTCCTCATTGGGGTTTAAAAGTTCAAGTGTAAAACCTTAATTTCTTATTAATAATTTTCGTAAAATAAACCAACTAATGTATTTAAAAAGTGTTTCTTAAGAGTATAATATTTCATGTGGTACTGCTGAAAGGTGTCAATTTATGGAAGATAAACAAATTTCAGAACTTATAAGTGCCCCAAAAAAGATAATTAAAAATCCTAAAAAAGAAACAAAGTTGATTCAAGGTTCTTATAGAAATGATTTTGAACTTGCTCTGATTGATAATACAAAAGTAACATTCAAGGTTCATTTGCGTAAAAATAAAAAGTTTTCTGAGAATTTTTCAGTTATTTTGTCATATTTTGCCCCAGAACTTAATAAAGATATCTTTTTAGTACGATATAATGGCTCACATGGTATCCACAAAAATAAAATAATTGATGATGAAGTTTTAGGAAGTTTTCATATTCATAAAGCTACTTCAGAAGCTCTCAGAGAAGGTTATAATGCAGAATGTTGGGCTTTTGAATCAAATGACTATAAAACATTTGAAGAAGCTGTTACAAGATTTTGGCAAGATATGAATATACAAGACGATATAAATAAATTCTTTGGAGATTATAAAGTAGTACAATTGTTTTTATTTGAAGAACAGGAGTCACGATGATTACAATTGATGACGTTAAAAAATATATAAATACAGAAATAAAAATCAAGGAAAAACGTCCAAATATTTATCAAATTATAGCGCCATTTTTTCATGAAGACGGCGACATGGTTGAAATGTTCTTAGAAGTGAATCAAAACAATATGTTAAGATTTTGCGACTATGGTCTCACTGTAATGAAATTGTCATACTATTTAGAAGAGTTATCTAAAACTAATCAAAGGGTCTATAATGAGATATTAAAAGAAAATTCTCTTGACCAAGAAAATGGAAATATTTTCTTAGATACAGATTTAGATAATTTAAATACTGACTTTTTACATTTTGCCGAAACTTTGAGTAAAATATCAAGTTTAAAATATTTTGACTCTCATAGGCAAAAAAGCATATTTTACGATGTTCTTTCTGAATTGATTTCCGATTCATTTAAAGATATTAATGTAAAAAAAGACTTCGTACCAATAAAAGAGTATCCTGAGAATAAAGTTGATTACGCTTTTGAAGGCAAAGAACGGTCATTATATCTTTTTGGAGTCAAAGATAATAATAAAGCCTTAGATGTCGTTGCGTCTTGTTTAGAATTTAAACAAAAAGGCTCCAAGGCTCAAAGCGTTGTTGTTTATGATGATTTTTCAAAAATGAACTTAAGCACTAGAACTCTAGCCCGACTGCTTAGAAATACAGATAAACAATTTATGGATTTAACCCAATTTAAAGAAGAAGGACAAAATTATATATCAGGAATGATAGCTTAAAATCACTTTTTAGACTTTATAAGATCTTGCAATTTTTCAAAGAATAAAAAATTGTCTGGATTTCTGATTCCATTTAATAAATTAATGGCTAAAAGTTCAAACTTTGTCACCTCCGACAATTTTAAAATTTGATAAATTAAATTAATCCGACTTAGAACCCCGGTTGTGTCTTTCGCCACAACGGCGGTTGCCGATAAATCACCGGCTAAGGCTCATGCTTTAATAATCTTTATGTTACAATGCAGGCATGGATAAAAAAGTAAGATTAAATAAATATATAGCCTCCTGCACTGATATATCAAGACGTGCTGCGGATGAATTAATATCCCTGGGCAAAGTTAAAGTTAACGGCAAAATAGTGTCGGAACTCGGAATAACGCTCGGCGGCAAAGATACTGTAATAATAGACGGCAAGCCTATTGTGCCTCAAAAACATGAATATTATGCGTTTCACAAACCTGCGGGCTATATAACGACAAAATCAGACCCGCAAAAACGCAAAACCATTTATAATATACTTCCGGAAAGCTTGAAATCTTTAAACCCCGCAGGAAGATTGGATAAAGATTCATCAGGTTTAATAATTTTGACCAATGACGGTGATTTGCTTTTGAAATTAACCCACCCAAAAATAAAAGTGGCAAAGGTTTATAAAGTAACAATTAAAGGTAAATTAAGCCAGGGTGATATATACAAACTCGAAAACGGTATTGAAATTGAACCCGGCAAAGTTGCTTATGCGGAAGTTGAAATGCTTGAATACAAAAAAGGCATAAGCATGCTTAAGGTAACCCTTCACCAGGGCTATAACCGGCAAATCCGTAAAATGATGGAAAGCATAGGACATCCGATTCAGGCGCTTAAACGTATTTCACATGCGACAATCAATATTTCGGGGCTTGAAAAAGGTCAATATCGCAAGATAAATATTAAAGAATTGAAGAATTTAAATATA
Encoded here:
- a CDS encoding DUF1828 domain-containing protein codes for the protein MITIDDVKKYINTEIKIKEKRPNIYQIIAPFFHEDGDMVEMFLEVNQNNMLRFCDYGLTVMKLSYYLEELSKTNQRVYNEILKENSLDQENGNIFLDTDLDNLNTDFLHFAETLSKISSLKYFDSHRQKSIFYDVLSELISDSFKDINVKKDFVPIKEYPENKVDYAFEGKERSLYLFGVKDNNKALDVVASCLEFKQKGSKAQSVVVYDDFSKMNLSTRTLARLLRNTDKQFMDLTQFKEEGQNYISGMIA
- a CDS encoding pseudouridine synthase codes for the protein MDKKVRLNKYIASCTDISRRAADELISLGKVKVNGKIVSELGITLGGKDTVIIDGKPIVPQKHEYYAFHKPAGYITTKSDPQKRKTIYNILPESLKSLNPAGRLDKDSSGLIILTNDGDLLLKLTHPKIKVAKVYKVTIKGKLSQGDIYKLENGIEIEPGKVAYAEVEMLEYKKGISMLKVTLHQGYNRQIRKMMESIGHPIQALKRISHATINISGLEKGQYRKINIKELKNLNIYLNKKMNDLYKKEKKSCAETQL
- a CDS encoding methyl-accepting chemotaxis protein; this encodes MFLNMSLRKQVNFLIKFSQLLLLGLIAASLFFYNIFGIVLTAVITVCAVIIILFLQYVEHIFSTVISKHVKNVIVNSSLVSSEILDVVLSQENFIDKNKKLVDEVLLYSEGLKSNAFDSKEIAQNVVEKSQKTLMVSTKEQEFVKQNIEKMYTIKQKIQIIAELILELSEQTQLIGNNIGTVEDIAEQTNMLALNAAVEAARAGEHGKGFAVVASEIRKLADESKQATSKIIQLIREIQNATNSTVMAAEEGSKEVEIGVELIQKIAENIDVLKVNINQTVDDIYRIVSSLNVQSDNAEYVSQTTKNINNNLELTSVELQDKIKVVKETLEISNSLKEEVDEK